taataataataatagaagttGTTCTCACTGAGTGTGTTGTTTATTGGCAGGTTGTAGGTGACGTTCCCTATGGGGTTGTATGCAGTGCAGGACACATTGAGCTGCTGCTTCCCCAGAGGCCCTGTCAGCATGGCCGATGTCACGGCACCCTTCTGCTCGACGACAGAAGCAAAGGATGCTGGGGGGTCGTTGTTGTTGACGGTCCAGTGCAGGGTGGCGTTGGGACTGGCCTCCACCCGGAACACGCACCTCAAAGCACCACCGGTCACAAAGCAAGTGCTTCCAGGCAGGATGACGGGAGAAACTGGaatggaggaggtgagggtcATGTGACATAATTCATGATATCATTACATCACTGCCATAATATggaaattcttcttcttcttcttcttattctttattattcttcattataataattattattattattaacaataataataataataataataataataataataataataataataaatattaattttaaatccaAAAAATTGCTTGCAAAGACAACTTAAAAAGATAAGACACTTAGTTAAATAGCTCCAAAGATACCATCTAAATCCATGAGATCAGTcaagtaaaatatattaaatattgagCAGCGCAGAAAAATGTACCAGAATAATTAGTTCCAAGAACAAATTTACCCAGATACAGCAAACACCTAACACCTACTGCTGTCCAGTGTAGAACAGTGCAATGATGTCACTGCTCACAGTCAGTGAGCACACAATGATTGGAGGTCAGTATTCTGGAActgcattgctttcaattaccagcagtgattgttacatcagcattagaatagttcaggtaagaacattccaatcacacacttgtgacctcacaccttaaaaggGGTAGTGAAAACTGAAGTGTAAGCTCACATTGGACGTTGAGCGACAGCCAGTCCGACTGGCGACTCCCAAGAGGGTTCTGCGCGAcgcaggagaaggaggagtcTCGCCAGACCCTGGGTACAGACACCTCATCCCGAGACGAGTTCAGCTGGACGGTCTCTCTGCCCCGCCTCTCCAGCCACCGGTAGACAGTTGGCGGGGGGTTGCCATCACCACTGCACCTCAGCATTGCCGCCTCTCCCTCCTTAACAACAGGCATCTCGGCTGTGAGGTTGACGTCTACAGGGGCATCTGTCACCATGGAGACAACAGGCAGCTCAAAGGAGGTCAGATATTTCTTAAGGACAGTGATGAACTATATTAATATAAAGTTAGGGCATTTGTCAAAAGGACAGCGTATTGTTGGTTTAAAAACCATTAGCACCTgtcttttatttgttaatttagcTCACTTGTTTGTTAGTATATTGTACCTTTtgaaaaataggtttttttggaatgtttccttttttcaatATACTAAGTCAATATTCTAgaacattgctttcagttaccagtaatgattgtgacatcagcatgtGACGGAGTGGGGAATTaggaagaccagacgcgacagAACAGGGTTTCAAAAAAGCTATTCCCCACTAAGAGAATAACCACCAAGTCTCGAAGAGAGACACAGGGATATGGGaggaaaatagaaaagaaaCGGGCTTCACTTCACGGGAGACTATCCCAAATAAACAAGGCGACCCGCTAAACCGGAAAATGCCGAACTGAGGAGAAGGAGTAAACGAAAGCCtatagaaaacaaacagagaaaacaaatgcaCCCGAAGGTGAACTAAGCGACAGTTCCACTCACAGGAGCTGGAACTAGGAGACCTAGAGACAGCTAACATGAGCTAGGGCGACGCTACACccgcagttctctctctctcaatgaaTACCTCCTGAGACCAACCCGGATATTCGGAGTTCGTTCACTACCAGTGCCGGCTCTCGTGTACAGGCGACACTAAAGCGTCGTTTCTCTGTGAACACAGGCCTTAAGTTAGGTTCGACAGGTGCAACCGCGAACGCCCTAAACACGGCTGCAGACCTCTAACCAATGAGCGCAGGAGGACTTGCAGGCAGAGCGAAATCTGCACGCGGAAGACCCATTTAGCTAAATTGACGTGGCGCACTCGAATTAGTGAagcaggaggggagaggaaacgAGGCGGGTGATACATCCACCCAAAACCACGACACAGCATTAGAATTTTCAATTAAGAACGTGctagtcacacagtcacacatattTAGAAGATGTATTTGTGACCTAACACATTAAAAAGCCCCATGGCCTCTGAATCATTgcttggttttagcctttgtttgCCTATTCTGCCGGCTTTAGTGTCTGGTTTACTCCTAGTTGTTTCTCAGCATTTggtgttttgcttgttttcctAGTTGGACAGTtaaacacttttgtttttttgcttacgCAATTGGACCCGTACCCCGAGCGCTTGTggcattattaaaattattttagtacATTTCTGGAATATTTAAAACTAATTTATCACGATATTGCACTCCATCATCATCGCATATGGGGAAATTTCCGAATCATTGCCACTTTCAAGTATTACGGTAAATTGTGTATAGCAATAGTATATTCCATTTTCAGTAAGAGGAGAAGACAAGTACAGGTCTATTAGCAGGCCTCGTGGGAAAGTCGGGGGTCActagggtggggggtgtcagccctcctcccccccgtaTCGTAGCAACGCACTGGGAGGGAAACGCCCGCCGGACTCACGTGAAACATCCAGCCGGACGACCTGCCGGATTTCGCGGTCAAGCCGCACGGAACAGGCCACCATCCTGCCGTTGTCCCGCCCCGACGCCCTCCAGCTCGCCGTCGCCACGGACACCCACACGCCCCGCGGGACGTCTGCCGCCGTGGTAACGCTGGAGGCATGTCCCTCGGGCAGGCCCGCCCAAACGAGGGCCGGGGGGGATGTGGGGCAAGAGTGAGGCACGCTGCAGTTTAGAGAGACGAGGGAGCCTTCTGTCATCGGACCCTGGATGGATATTTGGGGTACTTCAATTCCTGCAAATGAgagataaaagcgtctgctaaataaatgcaatgtaatgtatgccattattattattattgttattattattattaacaacaacaacaacaacaacaataataataataaagcaatatATAAAGATACATGCAATTGTGCTAGAATGTTGGAACCTGGAACCTTGCTGGAATCTTGGTAGTGCTTATGTGTATCAACAGACCAAGAGGCATTAAAGTAAGGAACCTTCACCTGTAACCTTGAGCGCTACGGTTTGTTTGTGAAACTGCTGGCTGCTGGACTCATCTGGGTTGATCCACGCGTACAGGCTGACGCCATCGTCCGCTTGCCTAACGGCATCGATCCTCAGAGAGCAGTTCCCCTGCCGAGGGGAGCCCAGCACCGACGTCCGTTCCCGGAACTCATTTAGGACCGACCCCGGGTTCAGGCCGTCGTACACCTTGGGCCATCTGAGGGAGTGGTACTGGTACCAGACAGCCCTGGTGTGAGGTCCGGTCTGGCAAGGGATGACCACGCAGGTTCCCCGCACCGCGGAGATGGTTTTCGGCACGTTCAGCTTCCAGGTGACACACAGGGCTCTGAGGACACGCCCTGAAAGGAAAAGcaagaaaaggacaaaaaaaaaaaaaaatcaagaataTAGCTGACGGCTGTGGTGattgtttcagtgttttgcGATTTTGCACACGTAGTGGTGCTACatgtagagcaggggtgtcaggCTGAATCCTaagggggccacagtgtctgcaggtttctgtGGTTTACCTTCAGAAAGCAGCTAATTAAGACCTTGAAAACAAAGTGTGTGGATTTCTTGGGCagtcaatgacttaaattaaccACTGGTGCTCAGAACAacctgaaaaccagcagacattgcggtcctccaggactggagttaaacccgcaggcactgcggccctccaggactggagttaaacctgcagacactgtggccctccaggactggagttaaacctgcagacactgtggccctccaggactggagttaaacctgcaggcactgcggccctccaggactggagttaaacccgcaggcactgcggccctccaggactggagttaaacctgcagacactgtggccctccaggactggagttaaacctgcaggcactgcggccctccaggactgaagtttAATCTGCAGGCACTGTGACCTACAGAGTCAGTTGCATGTGTGTCATGCACACGGCTGCAACTATTAATTCTCAGGCCCGGGGCAAAATATAATGGGAGGGCCAATAAATTGTAACCGATGAAAAATAGTTACACCCTATATCCTGGGTCCTTCTCCGGCCTGGGCAGTTatgcctccacccccccgcccccccatctgTGACCCTGatcatgcataataaattggcAGCCATACTAGACATGCCTGCCAAATTTAGTGAGTTTCTGAGCATGGGAAAGGAAATATAACAAATGacataagaagaagaagaagaagaagaagaactgaACAGTGAGGTTTCACAAATGCCAAAATGGAGCTATCACTGTATCAGTGAtcaaatgtacatgtatataaatttaaaaacatttaaaagtgatcaagaaataaaataaaaagatgaatcaTTTCCTTGGTTACCTGCCAGGATCAGACAGAGCAGTCTGGTCAGTCTGTATGCGTACGTGCTGCAAGTaggaaacattatttttgcagGAAAGGAACTCTGTCTAGGCATAAAGCCTCCAGCTCCAGATGTGGCTCCAACCCTGTAATGAAGcatctttttaaattacaattccataaaaaattacaaaaccaattgtgtgtgcatatctacAACTTTggttgttttaatttcaatttcttGAAATCTGGTTTGTTAATATTTGTTCAGATAGGTCGGCAGAGTATTTATTTTGTCGCCATAAATGTGgtatgtttaattttcaatgTCATTAATGCTTCAAGTTGttagatatgtgattagaatgttcttaactgaccATTttattgctgatgtaacaatcgctgctggtaactgaaaacaatggagttctagaacactgacttggaattttttttttaaaaacattccaaaaaacctacttttcaaagagttaatattaatattcaacCTACTGTTTATTTCCGCTTTTAATTGGctactttttttattcaaagaaTGTGAACGGAGAGGCTATTTTTGAAGAATCTGCATGATTTTCTGTTACTTATCTTGCTCTGGTCCAACTCACAAATGCTATACATATTTAGAGGAAGTCTCAGTACCCTGGCTAAACATCATTATTTAGAAGGCAGGatgatacattaaaaaaagacaatacaaGAGTAATGTAATAGGAAAAGATCAAACCCAAAGCTCAAAGAGTGGAATATTGTAGGAACTGATTCATGCTCAGTTGtgatgtttctgtctgtttggtAGTGCTGGACTATGGTACATAGTTTGAGAaggtttagattttttaaaaacaagatttgATGTGCAAGCTAAATAAGTGTATCTAGGCCACTAATCTATTGATCCCTAAATATGGCTGGTGCAGAACAATTAAAACACATGATAATGCAGTCACAGTTCTAATCATGAATGCTGCTGTCTGGTATTTAGGAGTAGACATACTATTTAACTCCTTCATTTACATCTTCTCCTACGGTATCTTCGATGCTGTAAAATGGCATTTGAATATAGTTAATTGGTATCTGTTTCAGAAGAGTATTTTGAAATTTGGTCAGAGCGTTCTCTTACCTTTGCAGCAGCGCACAAACGCTTCAGCTGAGCTCATCTGAGTCCTTTTATAAATGCGCTCTGCTATACACAGCCTCTGATTCTTGCCTCTAACAGGAACCAAAAGCCTCAACCTGAAACTGAAAGAGGTCCTGTAAGGAGCCAAACCTTTCAGTCATGTtccaacataaaataataataataataataataataataataataataataataataatacattgtgtgcttgtgtaaagCCCTGTAAAGGGGGGATTTGTATGAAAGATACACGGACACAAACTTTCCTCAGATCGTGTATGTAATGACTGAAACCTCAAGATGACCACATACAATTAATACATATGCTAGGACAAGCGTTACAATATGCACAGTTCTCTTAAATgtttacagtagcctactggAGTATAACAAAGACTCATAGACTGTACTGAAATATTACCATAGAGAATGTACATCAAAACAGCAACCTGAATGTATGTTCTATGACTTGGGCACTAGCGCTTGCATTATAATGTTTTCAACTTTGAATAccggcaataaaatgaaacgCATTCAGATAACCAAATACGGCAATTcacaaaataaactgtaaaGAGCTTGTTTCTATGGTACTGATGGCACTAACTCATAATTTATAACATGCAACGCTAACGGTATACTAAATTAATAGCACAGATATATCagcaaacatgcatacatgatAGTATACAAACTACAGCGGTAATCTTATGATTTTCCTCACAACATTACTCCCTAAACGACTGCGGTTTGCACTACACGCGGTTATTAGCATGTGGCTAGTAGCCTATTACACGCGGTTAGCGTGGCTAGCTTATTCATCGTCATGTTGAAGCTTCGTTCTTTTGTAGTGTAGCAAAATGTGCGTAAATGAGAGAATAGTCCTCTCATTTAGTGCTTCCTGGGGGTTTGCGGGGTTACAAGACAGCGATGCATATAGCACTGAAAATGTGGCCTAGTACATCAAAATGGATGCCATCTACCCTCATTCAAtccagaaatacacacaaacacacaaagttacgcacacatgcatgaacacatgcatgcaagcacacacacacacacacacacacacacctttcttgCATAGCCAATTTAGGCCCAAGAAACGAACCCctatgaaaatgaatacagcaatatgaaatattattaataataataataataataataataataataataatgaggtcAGGGTCCTAAGCAGACCAGACAAGTTCTTCCTCACCAATATcgacaaaacaatttctatatggacctcgccgTGTACCCGGGGGCATGGTcaatgctgaaacaggaaagggccttccccaaactgttttCCACAAAggtggaagcacagaatcacagaatgtcattgcattaagttttgccttcactggaactaagaggcctagGCCAAACCCAAGACTAGCCCAAGACAAAGGGGTGTCTAGATACTTATAAAATAGGTCATAAAATAATAGTTCTACCTGCTAACAACGGAAACAAGACTCTGTGACTCATTCTCTGCTCTGTTCCTCAAAGATGGTTGAGCACATGG
This window of the Anguilla anguilla isolate fAngAng1 chromosome 1, fAngAng1.pri, whole genome shotgun sequence genome carries:
- the LOC118209794 gene encoding sialic acid-binding Ig-like lectin 5 isoform X1, which gives rise to MLHYRVGATSGAGGFMPRQSSFPAKIMFPTCSTYAYRLTRLLCLILAGRVLRALCVTWKLNVPKTISAVRGTCVVIPCQTGPHTRAVWYQYHSLRWPKVYDGLNPGSVLNEFRERTSVLGSPRQGNCSLRIDAVRQADDGVSLYAWINPDESSSQQFHKQTVALKVTGIEVPQISIQGPMTEGSLVSLNCSVPHSCPTSPPALVWAGLPEGHASSVTTAADVPRGVWVSVATASWRASGRDNGRMVACSVRLDREIRQVVRLDVSHAPVDVNLTAEMPVVKEGEAAMLRCSGDGNPPPTVYRWLERRGRETVQLNSSRDEVSVPRVWRDSSFSCVAQNPLGSRQSDWLSLNVQFSPVILPGSTCFVTGGALRCVFRVEASPNATLHWTVNNNDPPASFASVVEQKGAVTSAMLTGPLGKQQLNVSCTAYNPIGNVTYNLPINNTLSQPLSWVLPAVLCGCAILSAVLVFLYCKMRKKERGSMPGMPQVTWTASKRSDNQANEVSVEPLATYSDWPGVPLAHRTQDQAAASESKLSVDKVSLESSATYGNWTHIPEPQRTQDTHSDGGLIYENFGEPADMPSQ
- the LOC118209794 gene encoding sialic acid-binding Ig-like lectin 5 isoform X2, yielding MPRQSSFPAKIMFPTCSTYAYRLTRLLCLILAGRVLRALCVTWKLNVPKTISAVRGTCVVIPCQTGPHTRAVWYQYHSLRWPKVYDGLNPGSVLNEFRERTSVLGSPRQGNCSLRIDAVRQADDGVSLYAWINPDESSSQQFHKQTVALKVTGIEVPQISIQGPMTEGSLVSLNCSVPHSCPTSPPALVWAGLPEGHASSVTTAADVPRGVWVSVATASWRASGRDNGRMVACSVRLDREIRQVVRLDVSHAPVDVNLTAEMPVVKEGEAAMLRCSGDGNPPPTVYRWLERRGRETVQLNSSRDEVSVPRVWRDSSFSCVAQNPLGSRQSDWLSLNVQFSPVILPGSTCFVTGGALRCVFRVEASPNATLHWTVNNNDPPASFASVVEQKGAVTSAMLTGPLGKQQLNVSCTAYNPIGNVTYNLPINNTLSQPLSWVLPAVLCGCAILSAVLVFLYCKMRKKERGSMPGMPQVTWTASKRSDNQANEVSVEPLATYSDWPGVPLAHRTQDQAAASESKLSVDKVSLESSATYGNWTHIPEPQRTQDTHSDGGLIYENFGEPADMPSQ